Proteins co-encoded in one Plasmodium reichenowi strain SY57 chromosome 10, whole genome shotgun sequence genomic window:
- a CDS encoding hypothetical protein (conserved Plasmodium protein, unknown function): MYEVYYLNEHDEFEKKKKKNEEIQSSLILKSHAISSEKKCKLVKHNIYEGGYTIWECTWDMLKFFHKEGFDFNNKQVLELGCGHGLVGIKVLLDNGNVVFQELNKEVINDVLLPNIKKNLKMKLKKKKLKENKHYMKINNDKITCYVINKPWHKLNSKLQKKKLNCFDFILGNEILYRKENYYHILKILKKNLKKGGKAYFGSKSYYFGFEDGTGSNSFVTYVNNNEHFNFVARIIQTTTGKSVYSKDIIEVTFSPNND; encoded by the exons CCctaattttaaaaagtcATGCCATTTCttcagaaaaaaaatgtaagTTAGTTAAACACAACATTTATGAAGGAGGGTATACAATATGGGAATGTACATGGGATATGttaaaattttttcataagGAAGGGTTCgattttaataataagcAAGTATTGGAATtag GTTGTGGGCATGGTTTAGTTGGAATCAAAGTGTTATTAGATAATGGAAATGTTGTTTTCcaagaattaaataaagaagTTATTAATGACGTCTTACTAccaaatataaaaaaaaatttgaaGATGAAActtaaaaagaaaaagttaaaagaaaataagcattacatgaaaataaataatgataaaataacatGTTATGTTATTAATAAACCATGGCATAAATTAAATTCGAAATTACaaaagaagaaattaaactgttttgattttatattaggaaatgaaatattatatagaaaagaaaattattatcatattttaaaaattctCAAAAAAAATCTGAAAAAAGGAGGAAAAGCTTATTTTGGTTCGAAGTCTTATTATTTTGGATTTGAAGATGGAACAGGTTCAAATAGTTTTGTGAcatatgttaataataatgaacaTTTTAATTTCGTTGCAAGAATTATTCAAACCACTACAGGGAAATCTGTCTATTCGAAAGATATTATAGAAGTAACCTTTTCACCCAATAATGATTAG